From Coffea arabica cultivar ET-39 chromosome 10e, Coffea Arabica ET-39 HiFi, whole genome shotgun sequence, one genomic window encodes:
- the LOC113711573 gene encoding uncharacterized protein, whose amino-acid sequence MGSKAMRSRLAPLLTTVLVVFVALGLPSETAADYYKYSSPPPHNYSSPPPLLYSPPPPVYKSPPPPYHYFSPSPPEHSPPPPPPVYKSPPPPYHNSSPPPRVHSPPPPPYHYLSPPPPVHSSPPPPVYKLPPPPFYKSPPPPYHYSSPPPPPPPVYKSPPPPPPVYKSLPPPYHYSSPPPPVHSPPPPPVYKSPPPPYHYTSPPPPMHSPPPPPPPIYKSPPPPPPVYKSPPPPYHYSSPPPPVYSPLPPPVYKSPPPPPPVYESSPPPYHYSSPPPPVHSPPSPPVYKSPPPLYHYSSPPPPVHSPPPPTIYQSPPPLPPVYKSPPPPYHYSSPPPVSKSPPPPYHYSSPPPLAHSPPPPPVYKSPPPPPPVYKSPPPPYHYSSPPPPMHSSLPPPIYKSPPPPYHYTSPPPPVHSPPPPTVYKSPPPPPPVYKSPPPPYHYSLPPPPVHSPPPPPIYKSPLPPPPIYKSPPPPYQYSSPPPPVHSPPPPPIYKSPPPVYKSPPPPYHYSSPPPPVHSLPSPPVYKSPPPPYHYTSPPPPVHSPPPVYKSPPPPYHYSSPPPPVHSPSPPSVYKSSPPPYHYYSPPPPVHSPPPPPIYKSPPPPPPVYKSPPPPVYRSPPPPYQYSSPPPPVYSSPIYKSPPPPAPIYKSPPPPYRYSSPPPPVHSPPPPSLVYKSPLPPYHYSTPPPPVLSPLPSPVYKSPPPSFPVYKSPPPPVYKSPPLSPPVYKSSPPPPPVYKSPPPPIYKYNSPPPPSPVYKSLPPPVYEHESPPPPPPVYKSPPLSPPVYKSPPLPIYKSPPPPVYSSPPPPIYKSPPPSDHYYYYTPPPPSHY is encoded by the coding sequence ATGGGGAGCAAAGCAATGCGGTCTAGGCTGGCTCCTCTTCTTACCACCGTTTTGGTGGTATTCGTCGCTCTTGGCTTGCCTTCAGAGACTGCAGCTGACTATTACAAGTATTCATCTCCTCCTCCTCACAACTATTCCTCACCACCACCTCTACTGTATTCACCACCACCTCCTGTTTACAAGTCACCTCCACCACCTTACCACTATTTCTCACCGTCACCTCCAGAGCATTCACCTCCACCACCGCCTCCAGTTTACAAGTCACCCCCGCCACCTTACCACAACTCCTCACCGCCACCTCGAGTGCATTCGCCTCCTCCACCACCATACCACTATTTATCACCACCACCTCCAGTGCATTCTTCTCCACCACCACCGGTTTACAAGTTACCTCCACCTCCATTTTACAAGTCCCCACCACCACCTTACCATTATTCCTCGCCACCACCTCCACCGCCACCGGTTTACAAGTCacctccaccacctcctccaGTTTATAAGTCCCTGCCACCACCTTACCATTATTCCTCACCACCACCTCCAGTGCATTCACCCCCACCCCCACCTGTTTACAAGTCACCCCCACCACCTTACCACTACACATCACCGCCGCCTCCAATGCattcaccaccaccaccaccaccaccgatATACAAGTCacctccaccacctcctccaGTTTACAAGTCACCCCCGCCACCTTACCACTACTCCTCACCACCACCTCCAGTATATTCACCTCTACCACCACCGGTTTACAAGTCACCTCCACCACCTCCCCCAGTTTACGAGTCCTCGCCTCCACCTTACCATTATTCCTCACCACCACCTCCAGTGCATTCACCCCCATCCCCACCAGTTTACAAGTCGCCCCCACCACTATACCACTATAGTTCACCACCACCTCCAGTGCATTCACCTCCACCACCAACTATTTATCAGTCACCCCCACCACTTCCACCAGTATACAAGTCCCCACCACCACCTTACCACTATTCATCACCACCACCTGTTTCTAAGTCACCTCCACCACCTTACCATTATTCCTCACCACCTCCTCTAGCGCACtcacctccaccaccaccgGTTTATAAGTCacctccaccacctcctccaGTTTACAAGTCCCCGCCACCACCTTACCATTATTCCTCACCGCCACCTCCAATGCATTCATCCCTACCCCCACCTATTTACAAGTCACCCCCACCACCTTACCACTACACTTCACCGCCGCCTCCAGTGCATTCACCTCCACCACCAACTGTTTATAAGTCAcctccaccacctccaccaGTCTACAAGTCCCCACCACCACCTTACCACTATTCCTTGCCACCGCCTCCAGTACATtcacctccaccaccacctaTTTACAAGTCACCTCTACCACCTCCTCCAATTTACAAGTCCCCGCCACCACCTTACCAATATTCCTCACCTCCACCTCCAGTGCATtcacctccaccaccaccgATTTACAAGTCACCTCCTCCAGTTTATAAGTCCCCGCCACCACCTTACCATTATTCCTCACCACCACCTCCAGTGCATTCACTCCCTTCCCCACCAGTTTACAAGTCGCCCCCACCACCTTACCACTACACTTCACCGCCACCTCCAGTGCATTCACCTCCACCAGTATACAAGTCCCCACCACCACCTTACCACTATTCCTCGCCACCACCTCCAGTACATTCACCTTCACCACCATCTGTTTATAAGTCATCTCCACCACCTTACCATTATTACTCACCACCACCTCCAGTGCACtcacctccaccaccaccaattTATAAGTCacctccaccacctcctccaGTTTACAAGTCCCCGCCACCACCAGTTTACAGGTCCCCGCCACCACCTTACCAGTATTCCTCACCACCACCTCCAGTGTATTCATCACCAATTTACAAGTCACCTCCACCACCCGCTCCAATTTATAAGTCCCCACCACCACCTTACCGCTATTCCTCACCGCCACCTCCGGTGCATTCACCTCCACCACCATCACTTGTTTATAAGTCACCTCTACCACCTTATCATTATTCGACACCACCACCTCCAGTGCTTTCACCTCTACCATCACCAGTTTACAAATCACCACCACCATCTTTCCCAGTGTACAAGTCCCCTCCACCACCAGTTTACAAGTCTCCACCGCTATCTCCCCCGGTATATAAGTCATCCCCACCACCTCCTCCAGTGTACAAGTCTCCGCCACCACCAATCTACAAGTACAATTCACCACCACCCCCGTCTCCAGTTTACAAGTCCCTACCACCACCTGTTTACGAGCACGAGTCTCCTCCACCGCCTCCTCCAGTATATAAGTCACCACCACTATCTCCTCCAGTGTACAAGTCTCCACCACTGCCTATTTACAAATCTCCGCCTCCTCCGGTTTACAGTTCCCCACCACCACCAATATACAAGTCTCCACCTCCATCCGACCATTACTACTATTatactcctcctcctccttcgcACTACTAA